The region ATCATTAATTGCAATCTTACTGATTGCCATCCTAACTGGAGTGAGGATAAGGCTTCAATgtagtttttacattttcttgtttcttcttttgagaaatgtctatttggttcttgtgcacatttattgtttgggttattcattctttatctttttggTGTGAAGCTTTTTGAGTTTTCAAAACACTATGGATATTAATCTCTTCTGTTTGAGAGGCactgacaaatatttttttccagtccACATTAGTGTTCTTCAATAGGTTGAGAAAGTAGTTCTTAAAGATAGTAAAATTGCTATTATATTCTATAGGGGCTACAAAGgggagaagataaaaaaaaaatggaaatgaagaaaagataaaataacacaaactaaggtaaaaaaaaaaggtgaatcaATGTGAGGTTATTTGAGGCGGGAGTAGGTAATACAAGAAGTAAACATGAAATTAAGAGGAGCAAGTATAAATATACATTAGGAAAGCAAAGATATAATGCTTCTTCTATTTAATGCTTTAAAACAGGAAATACAATCAATTGAGGTGAAGGCTGCAATGCCAAATAAACAGAACATGTCCATTCAATATGAAAAGCAATACCAGTAAGATAAAAATTGACATtagaaatatttatgatattCCATGCCAAAGTGGGGAGTGTTCTTGGATCTTCCTGATTTGGATTCTATCAGGGTTTGGAATGCTTTAAAGATGCCGAGTACTCCTTGTCTTTGCCTCTCTTTTTCCCTGGTGTGGAGGTAGGGATCAGACCAGCTCACCTCAGATACAATTCTAGGAGGCTCCTCTCATCTTTCATGTGTTGAGGTACTTACTAGCTTTCTGGTGGGTCAGAGTAGACAGTCCTGAGTTGTCTGATTTGGTCAGTTACCCCCATTAGGGATAAGTAAGAGCCTCCTCAATACTCCAGGATTCCCTGGGGAGGAAGTTTTCCACAGTTTTGTGAATCCTCCTGAAGAAAATCTCTGTGACTAGCCCTCTCTGATCCAACATGGGTTCCACCTTCTGTACTCTGGAGCAtgcagggtgcagtggtgtaaGGTGGAGGTACTAGAGTCAGGATGACATGGCTGTATGGCCCATGTGAGGGTCTCAGGTGGGTGCGGTTTTATCAGGCCACACTGGGAAGTGGTTGTTGTCAGTGGGATACTCCTCTATAAATCCCTTTTTGGGGTGTACTGCCCTTATCTATTCAAGGAGGTTCTCTGCTGGTTGCATGGGGTTCTCCTAGGGGAAATGCCATTTGTGGTTCAGTGCATCTGAATGAGAATTAGCTCTCAACTCTGGGACACCCGGCAGGGCCTCTCCTGCAGGTGCTGGGGCAAGTAAGCTGCAttattctcaggaaaaaaaaaaatcagactgagAAAAAGCATCTAAGAAGGATGTCTaatgagataagaaaaaaaaaaaggaagaacataaTGTCTTAATTTACCTTCAAATTCCAAAGATTTGTGTAACTGAATgcgaattaattttaaaacaatagtatACAGATATTATAGAACTTACTTTACGAATATtgccccaggatggccaccatttCCCTGAATTCTTCCTGGATATAATCAGTCCCTAAGAACACACTCCTCTTCTCCAATAAAAAGCCCAGTCCCTACAGTCTTGGCTGCCCTACTTCAGGCAGTTTGTAGAGTGTTCCTTACCCCATTCCACTATGGACAATATGGACAAGAGGGCACAGACCACCACAGACAGGATGACTGACATCCTAATTCTACATCCTGCTCAGCCCCTTTGAAATACTCTTTGATGCAAATAATATTGACTTTTAACAAGGAGTGTTCTCCACCTCCAGGAGCAAGGACAGCAATGATCCTCATTTCATGAAAGCCTTTGCTCCTAAGGGTTCCTTTCTGGACACAGCCATGAGGCCTGCAAGGAAGGCAGAGAACCCAACACGAACAGAGTGCTTTCCAAGAAATATTGAAGAATGAGACACTTTACAACCTGAAGATAACTGGATCTTTTCAAAAATCCCTGTACCTTTGACATGCTGTGAGTCTGACTTGTAATTCTTCCACAGTATGCAAGACCAGAAGCTAATCTTGGACAATCAGAgactaatttatttttcctataaattttCTGACATGGGGTATTGTGTGAGAATTGGTGAAATAATGTATTATACCAGTACAACTAGGGAATCCCAAGGATACTCCCTTGATGAAGAAACTATCCAGGGTCACAATGCCTGTCTCATTTCTCCCCAGAATAAATCCTCTCAGGACAACAAAATCACAAATGTTTGACAATGAAATAGCACTTTCCTTACACTTGGATGGTTGGTTGTTCTCTGGGGCATGTACTCTGTTCCAGGTTTTGAGGCTTGTATTTAAGCCCCATCATGAAAATAACTTTTGCACAGCTTCCACAAAGGTGTCCCTTTGATGCCCCCTGGTTCTGAGGCATGGAAGTCTGTCCTGTGCTGTGATGGTGACGGATGTTGCTCTTTAGTATGGACTCTGACCACTGCTTGAACTCATCATGCAGGGGGTGCCACACTCACTGGATTCAAGCTCTACCTCTAGGACGTCTTCTCCTGGGTTGTGCAAGCTGTGAAGTGTGCCAGAAGAGCTTGGCACCTGCAGACATTTCCATTATTCCTCTCCAGTGTGGATCAACTGAAGTCCACTGAGACATGAGCACTGAAGATAGGCTTGGCCAAAGTCATGCTTTTGTGCCTTACCTGACGTGTACAGGGGGCTGAGTGCATAGTAAAGATTTGCCATCTTGGTACATTTATGAGTTTCTGTTCCAGCAGGAATCCTGATAAGAGGCTTTTACCATAGGGCCTGTTTACATCCAATGAATGTGTGACGTTCCTCTCTATCACAGACTTAACTAAGTTACTAAGCATTAAATGAGGCCTggatcgggctggggatgtggctcaagcggtagcgcgctcgcctggcatgcgtgcggcccgggttcgatcctcagcaccacataccaacaaagatgttgtgtccgccgagaactaaacaataaatgttaaaaattctctctctctctctctcccccctctctcactctctctttaaaaaaaaaataaaataaaaataaatgaggccTGGATCACTCTATATAGTCATTACACACGGGAGATAATTTCTCCACTAGGAATTCTCAGTGGTCTTGCACGGCTTGAATGCTGACTGAGACTTTGTCTAATTCATTTGTGGTTTTATTCTAGGAGGAGATATTGACAATGTGCACGATAGGAAATGTCAGTGAACACTTTGCCTAGCCCTCTTGGTGTGGATCACATTATTGGCCAGGCCAGATGCACCTTATAGGGTTTGTGACCCTCATCACATTCATTGGGTTTCTCTCCACCATAAATGCTTGATATGTGAGATGTCAATGTTACTGAAGACCGCAACACATTTGTTGCATTACTATTTTCCTCTTCTGGggtttagggattgaacccagggactcaaaATGTGTTAGGCAGTCATTCTACGACTTAGCTACATCAGAGccctttatttcatatttagagAGTCTCACCATTATGTCCAGACTGGATTTGCACTTGCCACCCTTCTGCCTTTTTCTGAAGTAGGTGAGACGCACCACCCTGTGCACTTTGATTACACGACTATGGCTTCTCTACACTATGGATCCTGCGGTGATGGGCTAGGGATGAATTCAGACTGAAGACCTTGCCACAGTTATTACATTTGTAAGGTTTCTCCCCAGTGTGGATTCTGCGATGACATGCTAGGTATGAATTTTGACTGAATACTTTGCCACAGTCATTACACTTATAAGGTTTCTCTCCTGTATGGATTCTGCGATGACATGCAAGATGTGAACTGCGACCAAACACTTTGCCACATTCATTGCATCTGTgaggcttctccccagtatgcaTTATCAGATGTTCTGCTAGGTATGAGTTGCGGCTGAAGACCTTGCCACACTCATTGCATTTGAAAGGTTTCTCTCCGGAGTGGATTCTTTGATGATTTGCTAGGGAAGATTTGTGACTGAAAACACTGCCACACTCATTGCATTTGTAAGgtttctctcctgtatgaattcTCCGATGTTGTGCAAGGTGTGAAATGTGACTGAAGACCTTGCCACATTCATTGCATTTGTACGGTTTCTCCCCAGTGTGGATTATCAGATGTTGAACGAGGTAAGAATTGCGACTGAACACCTTGCCACACTCATTACATTTGAaaggtttctctcctgtgtgaatGGTTCGATGTTGTGCAAGGTGTGAAATTTGGTGGAAGACCTTTCCACATTCAtcacatttgtagggtttctctccagtgtgtatTCTACGATGACTTGCCAGGTGTGAAATCTGATTGAAGACCTTGCCACATGCATCACACTTGTAAGGTCTCTCCCCAGAGTGAATTCTCTGGTGGTTTGCCAGGTAGGACTTCTGACTGAAGACTTTGCCACAGTCATCACATCTgaaaggtttctctccagtgtggattctccgATGTTGTGCAAGGTGTGAACTGTGATTGAAGACCTTCCCACACTCGTTACACTTgaaaggtttctctccagtatgaattctatGATGACTTGTAAGATTCGATTTTTGATTGAAGACCTTGCCACATATATCACACATAAATTGCTTCTCTCTCATACGGAGTGTCTGATGTATAGTACATTGTGACTCTTGATTAAAGGATTTTCCAAACTCATTACATTTGTGAGCTGCTGGAGGAATGTCTGTTTTTGGTTCTGGTATAAACAAACAAGAGCCTATAAAATCATGTTCATATTTATGAGAAATGTTTGCTTTGACACTAGAAGGAATTCTTTGGTGGGCTGGAAGCAAGGAACCATTGTCGAGAGCCTGCTCACTATCGATCCATTTATGAAGGTTCCCTTCATCTTGAAAGGACTGTGGTTCAGGCAGATGTGACTGAAAGCTGAATCCAAGCCAACTGTTGATGAGCACCTTCCCTGCACCATTGCCTCCACGTTCACCTCTGCAACCAGGGGGACTTTCCTCTTGAGTCATAGAAAATCCTGTGTGATGTCTTCCTACATTGCTCCAACAACATAAGTCCCATGTTCTCTTCCGGGTTTCATCGAAGGATGATCCTTCAATGGCACGGCCATCACATGTTTGCAATATCACTGTGTGG is a window of Ictidomys tridecemlineatus isolate mIctTri1 chromosome 15, mIctTri1.hap1, whole genome shotgun sequence DNA encoding:
- the LOC110597195 gene encoding uncharacterized protein LOC110597195; the protein is MAVTEGPLTFRDVAIEFSQEEWKCLVPAQRALYRDVMLETYRNLVSLAGMCPSDPSVLSGLEQGREPWTVNGPEEISRPANEWAFVEGVNADITRESFIKECSPKRHRCTGEIVHTVILQTCDGRAIEGSSFDETRKRTWDLCCWSNVGRHHTGFSMTQEESPPGCRGERGGNGAGKVLINSWLGFSFQSHLPEPQSFQDEGNLHKWIDSEQALDNGSLLPAHQRIPSSVKANISHKYEHDFIGSCLFIPEPKTDIPPAAHKCNEFGKSFNQESQCTIHQTLRMREKQFMCDICGKVFNQKSNLTSHHRIHTGEKPFKCNECGKVFNHSSHLAQHRRIHTGEKPFRCDDCGKVFSQKSYLANHQRIHSGERPYKCDACGKVFNQISHLASHRRIHTGEKPYKCDECGKVFHQISHLAQHRTIHTGEKPFKCNECGKVFSRNSYLVQHLIIHTGEKPYKCNECGKVFSHISHLAQHRRIHTGEKPYKCNECGSVFSHKSSLANHQRIHSGEKPFKCNECGKVFSRNSYLAEHLIMHTGEKPHRCNECGKVFGRSSHLACHRRIHTGEKPYKCNDCGKVFSQNSYLACHRRIHTGEKPYKCNNCGKVFSLNSSLAHHRRIHSVEKP